From a region of the Rhodococcus sp. 4CII genome:
- a CDS encoding ABC transporter permease: MSTQQDLDLASHKVVTDERVKEQKRLQRLLVRPEVGSLFGAIAIFIFFMIVAPPFRSPEALATVLYASSTIGIMACAVALLMIGGEFDLSAGVAVTTSSLAASMIAYNLHLNLWAGAALALVVSLAVGFFNGYLVMKTKIPSFLITLSSFLMLTGINLAVTKLITGQVATPSVSDMQGFDSAKKVFASSFVVGGVSIRITVVWWLLFTAIATWVLFKTRIGNWIFAVGGNQDSARAIGVPVTKVKIGLFMTVGFAAWFVGMHLLFSFNTVQSGQGIGNEFLYIIAAVIGGCLLTGGYGTAIGAAIGAFIFGMTNQGIVYAGWNPDWFKFFLGAMLLFAVIANNAFRNYAAKR; the protein is encoded by the coding sequence ATGTCCACACAGCAAGATCTGGACCTTGCCAGTCACAAGGTCGTCACCGACGAACGGGTGAAGGAGCAAAAACGCCTGCAGCGGCTGCTCGTCCGCCCGGAAGTCGGGTCCCTGTTCGGTGCGATCGCCATCTTCATCTTCTTCATGATCGTCGCACCCCCGTTCCGCAGCCCCGAAGCCCTGGCCACCGTGCTCTACGCCAGCTCCACCATCGGGATCATGGCCTGCGCGGTCGCACTGCTGATGATCGGCGGCGAATTCGACCTCTCCGCCGGCGTCGCCGTCACCACCAGTTCCCTCGCCGCGTCGATGATCGCCTACAACCTGCACCTGAACCTGTGGGCCGGGGCGGCGCTCGCGCTGGTCGTCTCGCTCGCGGTCGGGTTCTTCAACGGCTACCTGGTGATGAAGACGAAAATCCCCAGCTTCCTGATCACCCTGAGCTCATTCCTGATGCTCACCGGCATCAACCTGGCGGTCACCAAACTGATCACCGGTCAGGTCGCCACCCCCAGCGTCTCCGACATGCAGGGCTTCGACTCCGCCAAGAAGGTGTTCGCGTCCTCGTTCGTCGTCGGCGGCGTGTCCATTCGGATCACCGTGGTGTGGTGGCTGCTGTTCACCGCCATCGCCACCTGGGTGCTGTTCAAGACCCGGATCGGGAACTGGATCTTCGCCGTCGGCGGCAACCAGGACTCCGCCCGCGCGATCGGTGTCCCGGTCACCAAGGTCAAGATCGGGTTGTTCATGACCGTCGGGTTCGCCGCCTGGTTCGTCGGCATGCACCTGCTGTTCTCGTTCAACACGGTCCAGTCGGGTCAGGGTATCGGCAACGAGTTCCTCTACATCATCGCCGCGGTCATCGGCGGCTGCCTGCTCACCGGCGGCTACGGCACCGCGATCGGCGCCGCGATCGGCGCGTTCATTTTCGGCATGACGAACCAGGGCATCGTCTACGCCGGCTGGAACCCGGACTGGTTCAAGTTCTTCCTCGGCGCGATGCTGCTGTTCGCCGTCATCGCCAACAACGCCTTCCGCAACTACGCCGCCAAGAGGTGA
- a CDS encoding ATP-binding cassette domain-containing protein gives MSTIEQMPVDTEPGGGGKIPLIELKHVGKQYGNIIALEDINLRVRAGEVTGVLGDNGAGKSTLIKIIAGLHQQSSGELLVDGESITFDSPKEALSKGIATVYQDLAVVSLMPVWRNFFLGQELRKGPLKSLDANAMRATTKSELSKMGIDLPDVDAPIGSLSGGQRQCVAIARAIFFGARVLILDEPTAALGVKQSGMVLRYISAAKEQGFGVVFITHNPHHAYMVGDHFVLLNRGRQKLDCTYDEISLEELTQQMAGGDELEALTHELRR, from the coding sequence ATGAGTACCATCGAACAGATGCCCGTCGATACCGAACCCGGTGGTGGAGGCAAGATCCCGCTCATCGAGCTCAAACACGTCGGCAAGCAGTACGGCAACATCATCGCCCTCGAGGACATCAACCTGCGGGTGCGGGCCGGCGAGGTCACCGGTGTGCTCGGCGACAACGGCGCAGGCAAATCCACCCTGATCAAGATCATCGCCGGCCTGCACCAGCAGAGCTCGGGTGAGCTGCTCGTCGACGGCGAATCCATCACGTTCGACTCCCCGAAGGAGGCCCTGTCCAAGGGCATCGCCACCGTCTACCAGGATCTCGCCGTGGTGTCGCTGATGCCGGTGTGGCGGAACTTCTTCCTCGGGCAGGAACTGCGGAAGGGGCCGCTGAAGTCCCTCGACGCCAACGCGATGCGGGCCACCACCAAATCGGAACTGTCGAAGATGGGCATCGACCTGCCCGACGTCGACGCCCCCATCGGGTCGCTGTCCGGTGGTCAGCGCCAATGCGTGGCGATCGCCCGGGCGATCTTCTTCGGCGCCCGGGTACTGATCCTCGACGAGCCCACCGCCGCCCTGGGCGTCAAGCAGTCCGGGATGGTGCTGCGCTACATCTCCGCGGCCAAGGAACAAGGGTTCGGGGTCGTGTTCATCACCCACAACCCGCACCACGCGTACATGGTCGGCGACCACTTCGTGCTCCTCAACCGCGGCCGCCAGAAGCTGGACTGCACCTACGACGAGATCAGCCTCGAAGAACTCACCCAGCAGATGGCCGGCGGCGACGAACTCGAAGCCCTCACCCACGAATTGCGGCGTTAG
- a CDS encoding MFS transporter yields the protein MTIDYGTGVSGRNGDGNGRSPVDPNADPTNAKKAAKAAFFGSLLEYYDFYIFASAAALVFPHVFFEGSKNPLLLSLATFGISYIARPVGAVFVGHFGDRAGRKKVMMFCLVLMGVVTFLIGCLPSSEQAGMVGPALLVLLRICQGVSAAGEQSGAGSLTLEHSPAHRRGFFCSWTLTGTQAGFIVASLAFIPVAALPDETLYSWGWRVPFWCSLLVLVVAYIVRRKLEEPEIFIANKEALDEAPAPLPVVDLFRTHWRDVLRVVFCAFIAVVSTVFSVFGLAYATTPEIGMSRTTMLWVAIAANAVALVSQPLLGMLSDRIGRKPVFIGGAIGSAAGIFLYFSAIGTGNVTLIFLAGILLMGGVYAGTNAIWPAFYAEMFSSRVRYSGMAIGTQLGFALAGFAPTIAQALRGGDPKNWVPVAIFTAVCALIAAVSASTAKENSRTPLLDLDKEDVALARAKAKAKV from the coding sequence ATGACCATCGACTACGGCACCGGAGTCTCCGGTCGAAACGGTGACGGCAACGGCCGCTCCCCCGTCGACCCCAACGCCGATCCGACCAACGCGAAGAAGGCCGCGAAGGCCGCCTTCTTCGGCAGCCTGCTCGAGTACTACGACTTCTACATTTTCGCCTCGGCTGCCGCGCTGGTGTTCCCGCACGTGTTCTTCGAAGGATCGAAGAATCCGCTGCTGCTGTCGCTGGCCACCTTCGGCATCTCCTACATCGCCCGCCCCGTCGGCGCCGTGTTCGTCGGGCACTTCGGCGACCGCGCCGGACGCAAGAAGGTGATGATGTTCTGCCTGGTGCTCATGGGCGTCGTCACCTTCCTGATCGGCTGTCTCCCGTCGTCCGAACAGGCCGGGATGGTCGGCCCGGCGCTTCTGGTGCTCCTGCGCATCTGCCAGGGCGTCTCGGCGGCCGGCGAACAGTCGGGTGCGGGATCGCTCACCCTCGAGCACTCCCCCGCCCACCGGCGCGGCTTCTTCTGCAGCTGGACGCTCACCGGCACCCAGGCCGGCTTCATCGTCGCCAGCCTCGCGTTCATCCCCGTCGCGGCACTGCCCGACGAGACCCTCTACAGCTGGGGCTGGCGCGTCCCGTTCTGGTGCAGCCTCCTCGTCCTCGTCGTCGCGTACATCGTGCGGCGCAAGCTCGAAGAGCCCGAGATCTTCATCGCCAACAAGGAGGCCCTGGACGAGGCCCCCGCCCCGCTACCCGTCGTCGATCTCTTCCGCACGCACTGGCGCGACGTTCTGCGCGTCGTGTTCTGCGCCTTCATCGCCGTCGTCAGCACCGTGTTCTCCGTGTTCGGCCTCGCCTACGCCACCACCCCGGAGATCGGGATGAGCCGCACCACCATGCTGTGGGTCGCGATCGCCGCCAACGCCGTCGCCCTGGTGTCCCAGCCGCTCCTCGGGATGCTGTCCGACCGCATCGGCCGCAAGCCGGTGTTCATCGGCGGCGCGATCGGCTCGGCCGCCGGGATCTTCCTGTACTTCTCGGCCATCGGCACCGGCAACGTCACGCTGATCTTCCTGGCCGGCATTCTGCTGATGGGCGGCGTCTACGCCGGAACCAATGCAATCTGGCCCGCGTTCTACGCCGAGATGTTCTCGTCGCGGGTTCGGTACTCCGGCATGGCGATCGGCACGCAGCTCGGATTCGCTCTCGCCGGGTTCGCGCCCACCATCGCCCAGGCCCTCCGCGGCGGCGACCCCAAGAACTGGGTGCCCGTGGCGATCTTCACCGCCGTCTGCGCGCTCATCGCCGCGGTGTCCGCCTCCACCGCCAAGGAGAACTCCCGCACCCCGCTGCTCGACCTCGACAAGGAGGACGTCGCGCTCGCTCGGGCGAAAGCGAAGGCGAAGGTCTGA
- a CDS encoding TetR family transcriptional regulator has protein sequence MTRSETTGATSEKETVKRTRNPEKTRENILRVAMTEFADKGLTGARIDEIAAKTATTKRMLYYYFGDKDGLYRAVLQRAYEEIRYEESQLDVDHLEPTEAIRALAELTFDHHEAHPDFIRLVAIENTNRGVNLVQAEGLPETQAPAIRTLERILQRGQEAGIFRTDTTALDIHMLISSYCVFRVANRYTFKALFDWDLTGAENRPHLRAMIGDVVLAYLQQPGKV, from the coding sequence AGAAGACGCGGGAGAACATCCTGCGGGTGGCGATGACGGAGTTCGCCGACAAGGGCCTGACCGGGGCGCGCATCGACGAGATCGCGGCCAAGACCGCAACCACGAAGCGGATGCTCTACTACTACTTCGGCGACAAGGACGGCCTGTACCGGGCGGTTCTGCAGCGCGCCTATGAGGAGATCCGATACGAGGAGTCCCAGCTCGACGTCGACCACCTCGAACCGACCGAGGCGATCCGCGCGCTGGCCGAGCTGACGTTCGACCATCACGAGGCGCACCCGGACTTCATCCGACTGGTCGCGATCGAGAACACGAATCGGGGCGTCAACCTCGTCCAGGCCGAGGGGCTTCCCGAGACGCAGGCGCCGGCGATCCGCACGCTCGAGCGGATTCTCCAGCGAGGACAGGAGGCGGGCATCTTCCGCACCGACACGACGGCGCTGGACATCCACATGCTCATCAGCTCGTACTGCGTCTTCCGGGTGGCGAATCGGTACACGTTCAAGGCGCTGTTCGACTGGGATCTGACCGGCGCGGAGAACCGTCCCCACCTGCGCGCGATGATCGGCGACGTCGTCCTGGCCTACCTGCAGCAGCCCGGAAAAGTATGA